A stretch of the Cucurbita pepo subsp. pepo cultivar mu-cu-16 chromosome LG16, ASM280686v2, whole genome shotgun sequence genome encodes the following:
- the LOC111777829 gene encoding benzyl alcohol O-benzoyltransferase-like — MAMTQTIDFTFKVQKCEPEVIVPSNPTPHEFKQLSDMDDQESFKFHVPLLNFYEHNPNLEETDPAKIIKEAIAKTLVFYYPFAGRLREGPGRKLFVECTGEGILFVEADADVTLQQFGDALQFSSSLSMFEDIIYNVPNSDKIVNSPLLLVQVTRLKCGGFIFGIRFNHTMADGFGLVQFMKAIAEIARGAFAPSIFPVWQRAFLNARDPPRVTCRHHEYDQVVVTEDTLIPIDNMAHRFIFFSPLQISALRHTLPIHLRHCSSFELIAAYVWRLRTIALQLSPEEEVRFLCPMNLRSKINSLPIGYYGNAFVFPAELTTAAKLCGNPLGYAVELIRKAKAKMTKEYVKSVVDLMVIKGRPHYSEAGSFIISDIRRIGFEEVDFGWGKAIFGGLTTGGLGTSAGTISYCIPFMNKNGEKGIMVPLCLPAIAMKRFMAEFHAMSSVEQLVDEVDSH, encoded by the exons ATGGCAATGACGCAAACCATTGACTTCACCTTCAAAGTACAAAAATGTGAACCAGAAGTGATTGTTCCATCAAATCCTACACCCCATGAGTTTAAACAACTCTCAGATATGGATGATCAAGAAAGCTTCAAATTTCATGTTCCACTACTTAATTTCTATGAACATAATCCAAATTTAGAGGAGACAGACCCAGCAAAGATAATAAAAGAAGCAATTGCAAAGACTTTGGTGTTTTACTATCCTTTTGCAGGAAGATTGAGAGAAGGGCCGGGAAGGAAGCTATTTGTAGAATGTACCGGAGAAGGAATCTTGTTCGTTGAAGCAGATGCTGATGTGACCCTCCAACAATTTGGCGATgctcttcaattttcatcttcactTTCCATGTTCGAGGATATTATATACAATGTTCCAAACTCTGATAAGATCGTCAATTCTCCATTGTTGCTCGTTCAG GTGACACGACTTAAATGTGGTGGTTTCATTTTTGGTATTCGTTTTAATCATACAATGGCGGATGGTTTCGGCCTTGTCCAATTCATGAAGGCTATAGCGGAGATAGCTCGTGGAGCTTTTGCTCCATCAATATTTCCGGTATGGCAAAGAGCTTTTTTAAATGCAAGAGACCCTCCAAGAGTCACTTGTCGTCATCATGAATACGACCAAGTTGTTGTCACCGAAGACACCCTCATCCCAATCGACAACATGGCCCAccgcttcattttctttagtCCCCTCCAAATCTCCGCCCTTCGTCATACTTTACCCATCCACCTTCGCCACTGTTCCTCCTTCGAGCTCATCGCAGCCTATGTTTGGCGCCTTCGTACCATAGCCCTTCAACTTAGCCCAGAGGAGGAAGTGCGCTTTCTCTGCCCCATGAACCTACGTTCCAAGATCAACTCTTTACCGATAGGATATTACGGTAATGCATTTGTTTTCCCTGCAGAACTCACCACAGCCGCAAAGCTTTGTGGGAACCCACTAGGTTATGCTGTAGAGTTGATTAGGAAAGCTAAGGCTAAGATGACGAAGGAGTACGTAAAGTCTGTTGTGGATCTTATGGTAATTAAAGGACGACCCCATTACAGTGAAGCTGGATCATTCATTATATCAGACATAAGGAGAATTGGGTTTGAAGAGGTGGACTTTGGATGGGGAAAGGCCATTTTTGGAGGACTTACAACAGGAGGGCTTGGAACAAGCGCTGGAACGATAAGCTATTGTATACCTTTCATgaataaaaatggagaaaagggAATTATGGTGCCTCTGTGCTTGCCTGCCATAGCCATGAAAAGATTTATGGCAGAGTTTCATGCCATGTCGAGTGTGGAACAATTGGTTGATGAAGTTGATAGCCATTAG
- the LOC111777773 gene encoding benzyl alcohol O-benzoyltransferase-like, whose amino-acid sequence MMSTIDFTFKVRKCEPEVIVPANPTPHEFKQLSDMDDHQNLRFQIPLLNFYEHNPNLEGRDPVKIIKEAIASTLVFYYPFAGRLREGPGRKLFVECTGEGILFIEADVDVTLEQFGDALQFSSSLSWFQDVINNVLNSDGIVNSPLLFIQVTRLKCGGFIFALRYNHTMADGFGLVQFMKAIAEIARGAYAPSIFPIWQRALLTARDPLRITCCHPEYDQVPITNNTAIPIVNMAHRFIFFSPLKISALRQTLPAHLRHCSFFELIAAYVWRLRTIVLQLSPEEEVCFLCPINYTS is encoded by the exons ATGATGTCAACCATTGACTTTACCTTCAAAGTACGAAAATGTGAACCAGAAGTGATTGTTCCAGCAAATCCTACACCCCATGAATTTAAGCAACTATCAGATATGGATGATCACCAAAACTTAAGATTTCAAATTCCATTACTAAATTTCTATGAACATAATCCAAATTTAGAAGGGAGAGACCCAGTGAAGATAATAAAAGAAGCAATTGCAAGTACGTTGGTGTTTTATTATCCTTTTGCAGGAAGACTAAGAGAAGGGCCGGGTAGAAAGCTATTTGTAGAATGTACCGGTGAAGGAATCTTGTTCATTGAAGCAGATGTAGATGTAACCTTGGAACAATTTGGCGATgctcttcaattttcatcttcactTTCATGGTTTCAAGATGTTATAAACAACGTTCTAAATTCTGATGGTATCGTTAATTCTCCATTATTGTTCATTCAG GTGACACGACTCAAGTGTGGTGGTTTCATTTTTGCTCTTCGTTATAATCATACGATGGCTGATGGTTTTGGCCTCGTCCAATTCATGAAGGCTATAGCAGAGATAGCTCGTGGAGCCTATGCTCCATCAATTTTTCCGATATGGCAAAGAGCTCTCTTAACCGCAAGGGACCCTCTCAGAATAACTTGTTGCCACCCTGAATACGACCAAGTTCCTATCACCAACAACACCGCCATTCCAATCGTCAACATGGCCCACCGCTTCATATTTTTTAGTCCCCTCAAAATCTCAGCCCTTCGTCAAACCTTACCCGCCCACCTTCGCCATTGTTCATTCTTCGAGCTCATCGCAGCCTATGTTTGGCGCCTCCGAACCATAGTCCTTCAACTTAGCCCAGAGGAGGAAGTGTGCTTTCTTTGCCCCATAAACTATACATCATGA